From a region of the Mycobacterium sp. SMC-8 genome:
- a CDS encoding acyl-CoA dehydrogenase family protein codes for MDYFGMDEDERVIVETAAAFAEKRLAPHALEWDETHHFPTDVLREAAELGMAAIYCRDDVGGSELRRIDAVRIFEKLATADPTVAAFLSIHNMCAWMVDSFGTEEQRKEWVPRMASMETIASYCLTEPGAGSDASALRTRAVRSGSDFVLDGVKQFISGAGTSEVYVVMARTGDDGPRGISTFVVPKDTLGLSFGTDEVKMGWNAQPTKQVIFEGARVPADALLGGTEGEGTGFGIAMKGLNGGRINIAACSLGGAQAAYDKSVAYLADRQAFGGSLLDEPTIRFTLADMATALETSRALLWRAATALDNEHPERVELCAMAKRYVTDACFEVADQALQLHGGYGYLREYGLEKIVRDLRVHRILEGTNEIMRVVIGRSAAARARAC; via the coding sequence ATGGACTATTTCGGCATGGACGAGGACGAACGCGTCATCGTCGAGACGGCGGCCGCGTTCGCGGAGAAGCGGCTGGCACCGCACGCGCTGGAGTGGGACGAAACGCACCACTTCCCCACCGACGTGCTGCGCGAGGCCGCCGAACTCGGCATGGCGGCGATCTACTGCCGCGACGACGTGGGCGGCAGCGAGCTGCGGCGTATCGACGCGGTACGCATCTTCGAGAAGCTGGCGACCGCCGATCCGACCGTCGCGGCGTTCCTGTCGATCCACAACATGTGCGCGTGGATGGTCGACAGCTTCGGCACCGAGGAGCAGCGCAAGGAATGGGTGCCACGGATGGCGTCCATGGAGACGATCGCCAGTTACTGCCTGACCGAACCGGGCGCCGGATCGGATGCAAGCGCCTTGCGCACCAGGGCGGTTCGCTCTGGGTCGGATTTCGTCCTGGACGGGGTGAAGCAGTTCATCTCGGGTGCGGGCACCTCCGAGGTCTACGTGGTGATGGCCCGCACCGGCGATGACGGACCGCGCGGCATCTCGACGTTCGTGGTTCCGAAGGACACCCTGGGCCTGAGCTTCGGCACCGACGAGGTGAAGATGGGCTGGAACGCCCAGCCCACCAAGCAGGTCATCTTCGAAGGCGCCCGGGTGCCCGCCGACGCTCTGCTCGGCGGAACCGAGGGTGAGGGCACCGGGTTCGGCATCGCGATGAAGGGTCTCAACGGCGGACGCATCAACATTGCGGCCTGCTCGCTGGGCGGCGCGCAGGCGGCCTACGACAAGTCGGTGGCGTACCTGGCCGACCGGCAGGCGTTCGGCGGGTCCCTGCTCGACGAGCCGACCATCCGGTTCACGCTCGCCGACATGGCCACCGCGCTGGAGACGTCACGGGCGTTGTTGTGGCGCGCGGCAACGGCTTTGGACAACGAGCACCCGGAGCGCGTCGAGTTGTGCGCGATGGCCAAACGCTATGTCACCGACGCCTGCTTCGAGGTCGCCGACCAGGCCCTGCAATTGCACGGCGGCTACGGCTACCTGCGCGAATACGGGCTGGAGAAGATCGTGCGCGATCTGCGGGTGCATCGCATCCTGGAGGGCACCAACGAAATCATGCGCGTGGTGATCGGGCGGTCCGCCGCTGCCCGTGCCCGCGCTTGCTGA
- a CDS encoding HAD family phosphatase translates to MQSTEQRAWRAGRFWWDWPQPSGAPAQPMKKLRAVIFDLDALADIEDAGHRPAYNKAFAELGLDIEWTSARYRQLQALPDERRRVAAELRKRGVMTECDVLAELLVDEICATKAMILDETVLDADITARPGMAELIAEAYGAGIGVGLISTGSHTWVEPLVRQLVGDGVVTTIVTTDDAPRGELYAAMLAELGAPAQECLAFAGSQESRRAAAATGVATVLIDSDAAAPRCVGDCQRLHDSWNDTHRSPTAA, encoded by the coding sequence GTGCAATCGACAGAGCAGAGAGCATGGCGAGCCGGCCGATTCTGGTGGGACTGGCCCCAGCCCAGCGGCGCCCCGGCCCAGCCGATGAAGAAGCTGCGCGCGGTGATCTTCGATCTCGACGCGCTCGCCGACATCGAGGACGCCGGTCACCGGCCCGCCTACAACAAGGCGTTCGCCGAGCTCGGATTGGACATCGAGTGGACCTCCGCGCGCTACCGGCAACTGCAGGCGCTGCCCGACGAACGTCGCCGCGTGGCCGCTGAACTGCGCAAGCGGGGCGTGATGACCGAATGCGACGTGCTCGCCGAGCTGCTGGTCGACGAGATCTGCGCGACGAAGGCGATGATCCTCGACGAGACGGTGCTCGACGCCGACATCACGGCGCGGCCGGGGATGGCGGAGCTCATCGCCGAGGCCTACGGTGCCGGCATCGGCGTCGGGCTGATCAGCACGGGCAGCCATACCTGGGTCGAACCGCTGGTGCGGCAACTCGTCGGCGACGGCGTGGTGACCACGATCGTCACCACCGACGACGCCCCGCGCGGTGAGCTGTACGCGGCCATGCTGGCCGAACTCGGCGCCCCTGCGCAGGAGTGTCTGGCGTTCGCGGGGTCGCAGGAGAGCCGACGGGCGGCCGCGGCCACCGGCGTGGCGACCGTCCTGATCGACAGCGACGCAGCGGCCCCGCGGTGTGTCGGCGACTGTCAGCGCCTGCACGACTCGTGGAACGACACGCACCGCAGCCCAACGGCCGCCTGA
- a CDS encoding HTTM domain-containing protein — MNVFRSAFGALCTLKAVSLLIGTVATAGSFSIGVLAVACGLLMAAAGIALIVGYRRRLAASVVVATGLMFLIPFGAYNHHLYLLILIALILAVDIEVALLLKIQLTIVYAFGTLAKVNDVFLSGTELHISMVERSVWATVIGQPAPSALLIPMSIGVVIAEGFLAVGFWFRSTRWVALVIGVGLHCSMMILLSDSLARFVNLLVYGGLMYTLYIPFFSDKIEPWWNRRSEARAAVPPVRHPADARGGVEHS; from the coding sequence TTGAACGTCTTCCGCAGCGCGTTTGGTGCTTTGTGCACATTGAAGGCCGTGTCTTTGCTGATCGGCACGGTTGCGACGGCGGGATCGTTCAGCATTGGTGTACTGGCGGTTGCCTGCGGATTGCTGATGGCCGCGGCCGGCATCGCGCTCATCGTCGGCTATCGCCGGCGCCTCGCAGCATCGGTCGTGGTCGCCACGGGCCTGATGTTCCTGATCCCGTTCGGTGCGTACAACCACCACCTCTACCTGTTGATCCTCATTGCGTTGATCCTCGCGGTCGACATCGAGGTCGCGTTGCTCCTCAAGATTCAGCTCACCATCGTGTACGCGTTCGGGACTCTCGCGAAGGTCAACGACGTCTTCCTTTCCGGCACCGAACTGCACATCTCGATGGTGGAACGGTCTGTATGGGCCACCGTCATCGGGCAGCCGGCTCCTTCAGCGCTGCTGATCCCGATGAGCATCGGCGTCGTCATCGCCGAAGGCTTTCTCGCCGTCGGGTTCTGGTTCCGGAGCACGCGTTGGGTCGCCCTCGTGATCGGCGTTGGGCTCCACTGTTCCATGATGATCCTGCTTTCCGACAGCTTGGCCCGTTTTGTGAATCTGCTGGTCTACGGCGGACTCATGTACACGCTGTACATTCCGTTCTTCAGTGACAAGATCGAACCATGGTGGAACCGGCGCTCCGAGGCGCGGGCCGCGGTTCCACCGGTCCGGCATCCTGCTGATGCTCGCGGAGGAGTCGAACACAGCTGA
- a CDS encoding CoA-acylating methylmalonate-semialdehyde dehydrogenase, with product MTTQTADARIPHFIDGKRSELSSTRTAGVLNPSTGEVQAQVLLASKADVDTAVASAVEAQKEWAAWNPQRRARVMMKFIELVHANIEELAELLSIEHGKTVADSKGDIQRGIEVIEFAIGIPHLLKGEFTENAGSGIDVYSIRQPLGVVAGITPFNFPAMIPLWKAGPALACGNAFILKPSERDPSVPVRLAELFGEAGLPAGVFQVVQGDKEAVDAILTHPDIQAVGFVGSSDIAHYIYSTAAAHGKRSQCFGGAKNHMIIMPDADLDQAVDALIGAGYGSAGERCMAISVAVPVGEETANRLRNRLVERVNQLRVGHSLDPKADYGPLVTGAALERVRDYIRQGVEAGAELVVDGRERATDELTFDGAELSAGFFIGPTLFDHVTTDMSIYTDEIFGPVLCIVRAKDYEEALSLPTKHEYGNGVAIFTRDGDAARDFVSKVQVGMVGVNVPIPVPVAYHTFGGWKRSGFGDLNQHGPASIQFYTKVKTVTERWPSGIKDGAEFVIPTMK from the coding sequence ATGACCACACAGACAGCGGATGCCCGTATCCCCCATTTCATCGACGGGAAGCGCAGCGAGCTCTCGTCCACTCGTACGGCCGGCGTGCTGAACCCGAGCACCGGCGAGGTTCAGGCGCAGGTCCTGCTGGCCAGCAAGGCCGACGTCGACACCGCCGTCGCCTCGGCCGTGGAGGCCCAGAAGGAGTGGGCCGCCTGGAACCCGCAGCGCCGCGCCCGCGTGATGATGAAGTTCATCGAGCTGGTCCACGCCAACATCGAGGAATTGGCAGAACTGCTCTCCATCGAGCACGGCAAGACGGTCGCCGACTCCAAGGGCGACATCCAGCGCGGTATCGAGGTCATCGAGTTCGCGATCGGCATCCCGCACCTGCTCAAGGGTGAGTTCACCGAGAACGCCGGCAGCGGCATCGACGTCTACTCCATCCGACAGCCGCTCGGGGTCGTCGCCGGAATCACGCCGTTCAACTTCCCCGCCATGATCCCGCTGTGGAAGGCCGGCCCGGCGCTCGCATGCGGAAACGCGTTCATCCTCAAGCCTTCCGAGCGGGACCCCTCGGTGCCGGTGCGCCTGGCCGAGCTGTTCGGAGAGGCCGGGCTGCCCGCCGGTGTCTTCCAGGTGGTCCAGGGCGACAAGGAAGCGGTCGACGCGATCCTGACCCACCCCGACATCCAGGCCGTCGGCTTCGTCGGCAGCTCCGACATCGCGCACTACATCTACTCGACCGCCGCAGCGCACGGAAAGCGTTCCCAGTGCTTCGGCGGCGCGAAGAACCACATGATCATCATGCCCGACGCCGATCTCGACCAGGCCGTCGACGCGCTGATCGGCGCCGGCTACGGCAGCGCCGGCGAGCGCTGCATGGCGATCAGCGTCGCGGTCCCCGTCGGCGAAGAGACCGCGAACCGTCTGCGTAATCGCTTGGTGGAGCGCGTCAATCAGCTCCGGGTCGGCCACAGCCTCGATCCGAAGGCCGACTACGGACCGCTGGTCACCGGTGCTGCGCTCGAGCGCGTACGTGACTACATCCGTCAGGGTGTCGAGGCCGGCGCCGAGCTGGTGGTCGACGGGCGCGAGCGCGCCACCGACGAGCTGACCTTTGACGGAGCGGAGCTTTCTGCCGGATTTTTCATAGGCCCCACCCTGTTCGACCACGTCACCACCGACATGTCGATCTACACCGACGAGATCTTCGGGCCGGTGCTGTGCATCGTGCGCGCCAAGGACTACGAAGAAGCGCTGAGCCTGCCGACCAAGCACGAGTACGGCAACGGCGTGGCGATCTTCACCCGCGACGGTGACGCCGCCCGTGACTTCGTGTCCAAGGTCCAGGTCGGCATGGTCGGGGTGAACGTGCCGATCCCGGTCCCGGTGGCCTACCACACCTTCGGCGGCTGGAAGCGGTCCGGCTTCGGCGACCTCAACCAGCACGGGCCGGCGTCGATCCAGTTCTACACCAAGGTCAAGACCGTCACCGAGCGGTGGCCGTCGGGCATCAAGGATGGCGCCGAATTCGTCATCCCCACCATGAAATAG
- the mmsB gene encoding 3-hydroxyisobutyrate dehydrogenase produces MTTIAFLGLGNMGGPMAANLVAAGHAVHAFDLVDDLKAAAKAKGASVFDSAAAAVADADVVITSLPNGTIVKTVYDEVVPAAKAGALLIDTSTISVDDARAIHTQATDKGLSQIDAPVSGGIKGATAGTLAFMVGGENDAFERAKPVLEPMAGKIIHCGASGAGQAAKLCNNMVLAVQQIAIGEAFVLAEKLGLPAQSLFDVITGATGNCWAVHTNCPVPGPVPTSPANNDFKPGFATALMNKDLGLAMAAVNSTGASAPLGTHAAEIYEQFTKNHADKDFSAIIEMLRG; encoded by the coding sequence ATGACGACGATCGCGTTCCTGGGCCTGGGCAACATGGGCGGCCCGATGGCGGCGAACCTTGTGGCGGCCGGGCACGCCGTGCACGCCTTCGACCTGGTCGACGACCTGAAGGCGGCGGCAAAAGCCAAGGGCGCGAGCGTTTTCGACAGCGCCGCGGCCGCGGTCGCCGACGCCGACGTGGTGATCACGTCGCTGCCCAACGGCACCATCGTCAAGACCGTGTATGACGAGGTGGTGCCGGCGGCCAAGGCGGGCGCCCTGCTGATCGACACGTCCACGATCTCGGTCGACGACGCCCGCGCCATCCATACCCAGGCGACCGACAAGGGACTGTCCCAGATCGACGCGCCGGTCTCCGGCGGCATCAAGGGCGCCACGGCGGGCACGCTGGCGTTCATGGTCGGCGGCGAGAACGACGCGTTCGAGCGCGCCAAGCCGGTGCTGGAACCCATGGCGGGCAAGATCATCCACTGCGGCGCCTCCGGCGCCGGGCAGGCCGCGAAGCTGTGCAACAACATGGTCCTCGCCGTGCAGCAGATCGCGATCGGCGAGGCGTTCGTGCTCGCCGAGAAGCTCGGGCTACCCGCCCAGTCGCTGTTCGACGTGATCACCGGTGCCACCGGAAACTGCTGGGCCGTGCACACCAACTGCCCCGTGCCCGGGCCGGTTCCGACGTCACCGGCGAACAACGATTTCAAGCCCGGCTTCGCGACGGCACTGATGAACAAGGACCTCGGCCTGGCGATGGCCGCGGTGAACTCGACCGGGGCGTCGGCGCCGCTGGGCACCCACGCCGCCGAGATCTACGAGCAGTTCACCAAGAACCACGCCGATAAGGACTTCAGCGCGATCATCGAGATGCTGCGCGGTTGA